The proteins below come from a single Juglans regia cultivar Chandler chromosome 12, Walnut 2.0, whole genome shotgun sequence genomic window:
- the LOC108979897 gene encoding uncharacterized protein LOC108979897 produces MEKLLKPYDREYMRLAMIKHEETFKEQVCELHRLYRIQKMLMKNNGSSRPNGRSQELWNLRNELIYIQASHHHREAQQYYKPQRKLDLERPAEDYIAESDGNGAVEIIEESEIELTLGPSSFNRRKKPETPLTSDSGPSFSSSSTGSSRINRTSTWTHQMTRDEFNVHELGLVQMPSDMTSGSHSRSKNNIDVEEQLRQEIERRNQPPWLFQVLSLNIA; encoded by the exons ATGGAGAAGCTTCTGAAACCATATGACAGGGAATACATGAGATTGGCCATGATAAAACATGAAGAGACATTCAAGGAGCAG GTATGTGAACTTCATCGTCTATATCGTATCCAGAAGATGTTAATGAAAAACAATGGAAGCAGCAGGCCAAATGGACGGAGTCAAGAACTATGGAATTTGAGGAATGAACTTATTTACATTCAGGCTAGTCATCATCATCGTGAAGCACAACAGTACTACAAGCCACAAAGGAAACTTGATCTGGAAAGGCCTGCTGAGGATTACATTGCAGAGTCAGATGGCAATGGAGCTGTAGAGATTATAGAGGagagtgagattgagctgactCTGGGCCCATCAAGTTTCAATCGAAGAAAGAAACCCGAGACTCCCCTAACCTCAGATTCCGGACCAagcttctcttcttcctctaccGGATCAAGTCGGATAAATAGGACTAGTACATGGACCCATCAAATGACTAGAGACGAATTCAATGTCCATGAACTGGGGCTCGTCCAGATGCCTTCAGACATGACATCGGGGTCCCATAGTAGAAGCAAAAACAATATTGATGTTGAAGAACAGTTAAGACAGGAGATCGAGAGACGAAATCAGCCTCCTTGGCTTTTTCAAGTCTTGAGTTTGAACATCGCCTGA
- the LOC108979898 gene encoding BTB/POZ domain-containing protein SR1IP1-like, giving the protein MEDLDQKETAPTTVSMYSKKELFSTALKRTSEWIFSQEIPSDVTIQVGGSSFSLHKFPLVSKCGYIRKLVSESSDADLSIIELHGIPGGEEAFELAAKFCYGINFEMTTENIAVLRCVAEYLEMTEDYAVGNLVGRTEAYLNEVALKSIAGTLSVLRMSENLLPIAERVKLVSRCIDAIAYIACEESQFCFSSRAESINEGTISSSVSHSKAIVDWWAEDFIVLRIDIFQRVLVAMIARGFKHYALGPILMLYAQKSLRGLEIVGKGRKKIELRQEHEKRVVLETIVSLLPREKNAISVSFLSMLLRAAIYLETTVACRLDLEKRMGMQLGQAVLDDLLIPSYSFTGDTLFDVDTVQRIMMNFLEFEIDGSRLGYNADDHDYVSPPPSNMERVGKLMENYLSEIASDRNVSVTRFIGLGELIPEQSRVTEDGMYRAIDIYLKAHPALSDMERKKVCSLMDCQKLSREACAHAAQNDRLPVQTVVQVLYHEQQRLRDVMNGGLTSADSPALPSKLNLYPSADIPPVSEELSSLRRENEDLKTEMMKMKMRLKDIEKSAALGPSVSTPMRNAMKSADKPPLPRKSFIGSVSKKLGRLTPFIRSDGATPGRTKPGKDRRHSIS; this is encoded by the exons ATGGAGGATCTAGATCAGAAGGAGACCGCACCCACCACTGTTAGCATGTATTCTAAGAAGGAGCTTTTTTCCACTGCCCTGAAGAGAACCAGTGAATG GATTTTCTCACAGGAGATCCCAAGTGATGTTACCATTCAAGTTGGAGGAAGCTCTTTTTCCTTGCATAAG TTCCCATTAGTCTCTAAGTGTGGATATATAAGGAAACTGGTATCTGAGTCTAGTGATGCTGATCTTTCTATCATTGAACTCCATGGAATTCCGGGTGGGGAAGAAGCATTCGAACTTGCAGCTAAATTCTGTTATGGCATAAATTTTGAGATGACAACAGAAAACATTGCTGTGCTCCGATGCGTGGCAGAGTATCTAGAGATGACTGAGGACTATGCTGTTGGAAACTTGGTGGGAAGAACTGAAGCTTACTTGAATGAAGTGGCGCTTAAGAGCATCGCAGGGACGCTTTCTGTTTTACGTATGTCAGAAAACCTCCTTCCAATTGCAGAGAGGGTAAAATTGGTGAGTCGATGCATAGATGCCATTGCATATATAGCCTGCGAAGAGAGCCAGTTCTGCTTTTCAAGTAGGGCTGAGAGTATCAATGAGGGTACAATTTCTTCTTCTGTATCTCACTCAAAGGCCATTGTTGATTGGTGGGCAGAGGATTTTATTGTTCTTAGAATTGATATTTTCCAACGAGTTCTGGTTGCAATGATAGCTAGAGGTTTTAAACATTACGCTCTTggtccaatactaatgctctatgCACAGAAATCCCTCCGAGGTTTG GAAATCGTTGGAAAGGGAAGGAAGAAAATTGAGCTACGACAAGAGCACGAAAAGAGGGTTGTGTTAGAAACAATAGTGAGTCTGTTACCAAGGGAAAAGAATGCAATATCTGTTAGCTTTCTGTCTATGCTGCTTCGAGCTGCAATATATCTAGAGACAACAGTTGCTTGCCGGCTTGATTTGGAGAAGAGGATGGGCATGCAATTGGGCCAGGCTGTTTTGGACGATCTCTTGATTCCTTCTTATTCCTTTACTGGGGACACGTTGTTTGATGTGGACACAGTGCAGCGGATCATGATGAATTTCCTAGAATTCGAAATCGATGGGAGTCGGTTGGGCTACAATGCAGATGATCATGACTATGTTTCTCCTCCACCTAGCAATATGGAACGGGTTGGGAAGCTAATGGAGAACTACCTTTCTGAAATAGCCTCCGATAGAAACGTATCCGTTACAAGGTTCATCGGTCTTGGTGAACTCATCCCTGAACAATCGAGGGTAACAGAAGATGGGATGTACAGAGCCATAGACATCTACCTAAAG GCTCATCCCGCATTAAGTGACATGGAGAGAAAGAAAGTTTGCAGCTTGATGGACTGTCAGAAACTATCTCGGGAGGCCTGTGCACATGCTGCTCAGAATGACAGGCTTCCCGTTCAAACCGTGGTTCAAGTTCTTTATCACGAGCAACAACGCCTTAGAGATGTCATGAATGGTGGCCTCACGAGTGCAGATTCTCCTGCACTTCCTTCAAAGTTAAACTTATACCCCAGTGCTGATATCCCCCCAGTCTCGGAAGAGCTATCCAGCCTCCGGAGAGAGAATGAGGACTTGAAAACagagatgatgaagatgaaaatgagacTGAAAGATATTGAAAAGTCGGCGGCACTTGGACCATCTGTAAGTACTCCAATGAGAAATGCTATGAAATCAGCGGATAAACCGCCTCTGCCTCGAAAATCATTCATAGGCAGCGTGTCCAAAAAACTTGGGCGTCTTACTCCTTTCATACGAAGTGATGGTGCCACACCTGGTCGGACAAAACCCGGCAAAGATCGCCGGCACTCCATTTCTTAA